A genomic segment from Triticum dicoccoides isolate Atlit2015 ecotype Zavitan chromosome 1A, WEW_v2.0, whole genome shotgun sequence encodes:
- the LOC119276114 gene encoding probable tocopherol cyclase, chloroplastic, whose amino-acid sequence MNVAGPATAFVPTARPAPRALRPLWWRPRARCSLSPRAATEPPAAAPVYAPTPRDRPLRTPHSGYHYDGTARAFFEGWYFKVSIPECRQSFCFMYSVENPFFRDGMTALDQTLYGPRFTGVGAQILGADDKYICQFSEKSNNFWGSRHELILGNTFIPNKGSTPPEREIPPQEFSNRVLEGYQVTPTWHQGFIRDDGRSKYVPNVQTARWEYSTRPVYGWGDVTSKQKSTAGWLAAFPFFEPHWQICMAGGLSTGWIEWDGERFEFENAPSYSEKNWGGGFPRKWYWIQCNAFSGASGEVALTAAGGLRKIGLGDTYESPSLIGVHHEGKFYEFVPWTGTVSWDIAPWGHWRMSGENKNHLVEIEATTKEPGTALRAPTMEAGLVPACKDTCYGDLKLQMWEKKYDGSKGKIILDTTSNMAAVEVGGGPWFNGWKGTTDSPELVNNIVGTQVDVESLFPIPFLKPPGL is encoded by the exons ATGAACGTCGCCGGCCCCGCCACCGCTTTCGTGCCGACCGCCAGGCCAGCGCCCCGCGCCCTGCGACCGCTCTGGTGGCGCCCCCGCGCCCGCTGCAGCCTCAGCCCACGCGCCGCCACCgagccgccggcggcggcgcccgTCTACGCCCCCACTCCGCGGGATCGGCCTCTGCGGACGCCGCACAGCGG GTATCACTATGATGGAACCGCCAGGGCTTTCTTTGAAGGATGGTACTTCAAGGTGTCCATTCCAGAATGCAGGCAGAGCTTCTGTTTCATGTACTCTGTTGAGAACCCATTCTTTCGTGATGGGATGACTGCTCTCGACCAGACATTGTATGGTCCACGGTTTACCGGGGTGGGAGCGCAGATTCTTGGTGCGGATGACAAGTACATATGCCAGTTCTCTGAAAAATCAAACAACTTTTGGGGGA GTAGACATGAGCTAATTCTCGGAAACACTTTCATTCCCAATAAAGGCTCAACTCCCCCGGAGCGGGAAATCCCTCCTCAG GAATTTTCTAATCGCGTTTTGGAAGGCTACCAAGTCACACCAACTTGGCATCAGGGCTTCATACGTGATGATGGAAG GTCAAAGTATGTGCCAAATGTCCAAACAGCTCGTTGGGAGTACAGCACCCGTCCGGTGTATGGCTGGGGTGATGTCACATCTAAGCAGAAGTCAACAGCTGGTTGGCTTGCTGCTTTTCCATTCTTTGAACCTCATTGGCAGATATGCATGGCTGGTGGCCTATCCACAG GATGGATAGAATGGGATGGAGAACGGTTTGAATTTGAAAATGCTCCCTCCTATTCAGAGAAGAACTGGGGTGGGGGTTTCCCAAGGAAGTGGTACTGG ATCCAGTGTAATGCCTTCTCAGGCGCATCTGGTGAAGTTGCTTTAACTGCTGCCGGTGGATTAAGGAAAATTGGATTGGGAGATACCTACGAGAGTCCTTCACTG ATTGGCGTCCATCACGAGGGAAAATTTTACGAGTTTGTGCCTTGGACTGGGACAGTAAGCTGGGACATTGCTCCTTGGGGTCACTGGAGGATGTCTGGCGAGAACAAAAATCATCTg GTAGAAATAGAAGCAACCACCAAAGAACCGGGGACTGCTTTGCGAGCCCCAACAATGGAGGCTGGATTAGTACCAGCATGCAAAGACACCTGTTATGGAGATCTCAAGCTGCAAATGTGGGAAAAGAAATACGATGGGAGCAAAGGGAAG ATAATACTTGACACTACAAGCAACATGGCAGCGGTGGAAGTTGGGGGAGGTCCCTGGTTCAACGGGTGGAAAGGCACGACTGATTCGCCTGAGCTTGTGAATAACATCGTTGGTACTCAGGTCGACGTGGAGAGCCTGTTCCCAATTCCATTTCTCAAGCCCCCTGGTCTGTAG